In a genomic window of Virgibacillus sp. SK37:
- the atpG gene encoding ATP synthase F1 subunit gamma — translation MASLRDIKGRIDSTKKTKQITKAMELVSASKMSKAEQNAKAFVPYSEKIQEVVASIATSNMDASHPMLSKREVKKTGYLVITSDRGLAGAYNSSVLKRLHQTVQENHQSADEYTVIAIGRMGYEFCRKQGMPVAKSIIGVPDQPNFSEIKELASETVQMYIDEEIDELVIFYNHYVSAISQEVTTTQLLPITNIPHNGSSSQYEYEPSQEQILEVLLPQYAESLIYGALLDGKASEHAARMTAMKSATDNADDLIGDLTLSYNRARQAAITQEITEIIGGVAALE, via the coding sequence TTGGCATCACTAAGAGATATTAAGGGTCGAATTGATTCGACCAAAAAAACAAAACAAATTACAAAGGCGATGGAACTGGTTTCCGCCTCTAAGATGAGTAAAGCAGAACAAAATGCGAAGGCATTTGTTCCATATAGTGAGAAAATCCAAGAGGTTGTAGCAAGTATTGCTACAAGCAATATGGATGCAAGTCACCCAATGCTCAGTAAGCGTGAAGTAAAAAAGACTGGTTATCTTGTAATTACTTCTGATAGAGGACTAGCAGGTGCCTATAACAGTAGTGTACTGAAACGCCTTCATCAGACAGTACAGGAAAACCATCAGTCCGCAGATGAATATACAGTTATCGCAATCGGGCGGATGGGTTATGAATTCTGTAGAAAACAAGGGATGCCTGTAGCTAAGAGTATTATTGGTGTGCCTGATCAGCCTAATTTCTCAGAAATTAAGGAATTGGCGTCTGAAACAGTACAAATGTATATTGATGAAGAGATTGATGAGCTAGTCATTTTCTATAATCACTATGTTAGTGCTATTTCCCAGGAAGTAACAACAACGCAACTACTTCCTATTACGAATATTCCTCATAATGGATCAAGCAGCCAATATGAGTACGAACCAAGTCAAGAACAAATCTTGGAAGTTCTTTTACCACAATATGCAGAAAGTCTTATTTATGGAGCATTACTAGATGGTAAGGCAAGTGAACATGCTGCTCGTATGACAGCAATGAAGAGTGCTACGGATAACGCAGATGATCTCATCGGAGATTTAACTTTGTCTTATAACCGTGCACGCCAAGCAGCTATCACGCAGGAAATCACTGAAATTATCGGTGGAGTAGCTGCATTAGAATAG